The following are from one region of the Lacinutrix sp. Bg11-31 genome:
- the gltX gene encoding glutamate--tRNA ligase, with protein MSKNVRVRFAPSPTGPLHIGGVRTALFNYLFAKKYNGTFILRIEDTDQNRYVEGAEQYIIDALNWCNIPFDEGPNKNEKFGPYRQSERKHLYKQYAEQLIASDNAYYAFDTAETLDAKRKEYESNKQTFIYNWHNRLELSNSLSLSAEDVQTKLDNGDDYVIRFKSPKDETLRLKDIIRGDIKIDTNVLDDKVLFKSDGMPTYHLANIVDDHLMEISHVIRGEEWLPSLALHMQLYTAFGWEAPEFAHLPLILKPTGKGKLSKRDGDKLGFPVFPLEYTSPDGDISKGYNEEGYFADAVINFLAFLGWNPGTEQEIFNLDELIEAFDLDRVNKAGARFDPDKIKWFNHHYMQEQSDDVLAEAFQKKRTELKDIDPSYIAMVVGLIKERATFVNDFWDLSSFFFVAPENYDEKASKKAFKDETKDLMTQLVSIVSNIEDFEVEILQKEIKGWITGNEIGFGKVMMPLRLALVGALQGPEVFDIMYMIGKTETIKRIEKMITVL; from the coding sequence ATGTCTAAAAACGTTCGTGTGCGTTTCGCACCAAGTCCAACAGGACCTCTACATATTGGAGGAGTTAGAACAGCTCTTTTCAACTATTTATTTGCAAAAAAATACAACGGTACTTTTATACTTCGTATTGAAGATACAGACCAAAACCGCTATGTTGAAGGTGCAGAGCAATATATAATCGATGCTTTAAATTGGTGTAATATTCCTTTTGATGAAGGACCAAACAAGAATGAGAAATTTGGACCTTACAGACAAAGTGAGCGTAAGCATTTATACAAGCAATATGCTGAGCAGTTAATTGCTAGCGATAATGCTTATTATGCTTTTGATACAGCTGAAACATTAGATGCTAAAAGAAAAGAATACGAAAGTAACAAACAAACCTTTATTTACAATTGGCATAACCGTTTAGAGCTAAGTAACTCTTTATCGCTTTCTGCTGAAGACGTACAAACGAAATTAGATAATGGAGATGATTACGTTATTCGTTTTAAGTCTCCTAAAGATGAAACTTTACGTCTTAAAGATATTATTCGTGGTGATATTAAAATTGATACTAACGTTTTAGACGATAAGGTTTTGTTTAAAAGTGATGGTATGCCAACCTACCATTTAGCAAATATTGTGGATGACCATTTAATGGAAATCTCTCATGTTATTCGTGGTGAAGAATGGTTACCTTCTTTAGCATTACACATGCAATTATATACTGCATTTGGTTGGGAAGCTCCAGAATTTGCACATTTACCATTAATATTAAAACCTACAGGAAAAGGAAAACTAAGTAAGCGTGATGGTGATAAATTAGGCTTTCCAGTATTTCCATTAGAGTACACATCTCCCGATGGAGACATTTCTAAAGGTTATAACGAAGAAGGTTATTTTGCAGATGCTGTAATTAATTTCTTAGCGTTTTTAGGATGGAATCCTGGAACAGAACAAGAGATTTTTAACTTAGATGAATTAATTGAAGCTTTCGATTTAGATCGTGTAAATAAAGCAGGAGCACGTTTTGATCCAGACAAAATAAAGTGGTTTAACCATCATTATATGCAAGAACAAAGCGATGATGTATTGGCTGAGGCTTTTCAAAAAAAGCGTACAGAATTAAAAGATATTGATCCTAGTTATATTGCAATGGTTGTTGGTTTAATTAAAGAACGCGCAACGTTTGTAAACGACTTTTGGGATTTAAGTAGCTTCTTCTTTGTTGCACCAGAAAACTACGATGAGAAAGCTTCTAAAAAAGCATTTAAAGACGAAACGAAAGACTTAATGACGCAATTAGTGTCTATAGTTTCTAATATTGAAGATTTTGAAGTAGAAATACTTCAAAAGGAAATAAAAGGTTGGATTACTGGAAACGAAATAGGTTTTGGAAAAGTAATGATGCCTTTACGTTTAGCCTTGGTTGGTGCTCTACAAGGACCAGAAGTTTTTGATATTATGTACATGATAGGTAAAACTGAAACTATAAAACGTATTGAGAAAATGATTACTGTTTTGTAA